The proteins below are encoded in one region of Leucoraja erinacea ecotype New England chromosome 26, Leri_hhj_1, whole genome shotgun sequence:
- the themis2 gene encoding protein THEMIS2, with protein MADLYHSDSEIISLQDYICSLNISTLPRILEIHSGVYFQGSVYEISGNECCLSTGEFIKIIHIELQKVGCNNLDNDSTFDLPLNYPGNFVLIPEGDPYTSVEEIIQAKELVRQNSEEITFCSMTDIITDQYTIRSREPITVISTVVQAGQRFADCIVDGNLEQLHVMLPFVLKGQFNECEDDKLFTVNDIIESQTLTRRKVMLAETEGINTPYHCKGPLIISPVYEIQAIMNFRKEAVKIPSTLEVDVRDVTEEQKNITFIIPMSLTDIANQSHQMLPIMAKILDAPDQQAPFMSEWFHSLRKERNIIIYNKVVLKKILATSVRNKISRHFLISDNYKGTFRRRPREFPTAFDLCEACTQDDPLYVVVTKDCTWNEDGLSSLCIGDHLVTMFKTTSQVVIGGAPQNMDVLACSKIPEEEDDDDDDDDGEKEKDVSEPLMLPHYLEGHFVEEIHDTKKYKISEIFAKFKFPIDVKVASKDQSLPTDSLTSFPTIKLEKILEVPTLIVSFQEKSSECFAIPIEWVTMNIQVLEDYAGKDCSYESTAPVEELTNFMYYNLWKVSSPSHCPPPRPPKRLKAGTLSPAPAPARKPSHSPVPGDKQHQRPLLPKRQSMNPISNVTKSKELPLSSEKLPFKQQSKAAPNEYAKPKKMKEKKTAEPPEVQKLNYDSDHDYEQLIEGSQRDSDNDYESIEDCTQIALQAMKIWTP; from the exons GATCAGTCTATGAAATATCAGGAAATGAGTGCTGTTTGTCAACAGGagaatttattaaaataattcaCATCGAGCTGCAGAAGGTTGGCTGCAACAATTTGGACAATGATTCCACATTCGACCTCCCACTGAACTACCCAG GGAACTTTGTGCTTATTCCTGAAGGAGATCCTTACACCTCAGTTGAAGAAATTATTCAAGCAAAAGAACTTGTGAGACAGAACTCAGAAGAAATCACGTTTTGCTCCATGACTGATATCATCACTGACCAATATACCATTAGGAGCAGAGAACCCATAACAGTTATTTCAACTGTGGTTCAAGCGGGACAGAGGTTTGCAGATTGCATTGTTGACGGCAATCTTGAGCAGCTGCATGTAATGCTTCCATTTGTGTTAAAAGGCCAGTTTAACGAATGTGAAGATGATAAGCTATTTACAGTCAATGACATAATTGAGTCCCAAACTCTGACAAGAAGGAAAGTAATGCTGGCtgaaactgaaggaatcaacacacCCTACCATTGTAAAGGCCCGCTGATCATTTCACCTGTATATGAAATTCAAGCAATTATGAATT TCAGGAAAGAGGCTGTGAAAATACCCTCAACTTTGGAGGTTGACGTGAGGGACGTCACAGAGGAACAGAAAAATATTACATTCATCATACCAATGTCACTGACTGATATTGCCAACCAATCTCACCAGATGCTTCCAATAATGGCTAAAATCTTGGATGCCCCAGACCAGCAAGCCCCTTTCATGTCTGAATGGTTTCATTCGCTTAGGAAGGAGAGAAATATAATAATTTACAACAAAGTGGTATTGAAGAAAATCCTGGCGACATCTGTGCGGAACAAGATCAGCCGGCATTTCTTAATCTCTGATAATTACAAGGGGACTTTCAGACGGCGTCCTAGGGAATTCCCAACAGCGTTTGATCTTTGCGAAGCTTGCACCCAAGATGACCCATTGTACGTTGTGGTTACGAAAGACTGCACGTGGAATGAAGATGGACTATCTTCCCTTTGTATTGGGGACCACTTGGTTACGATGTTTAAGACTACTTCACAAGTGGTCATTGGTGGTGCTCCTCAGAATATGGATGTGCTTGCATGTAGTAAGATCCCAGAAgaagaagatgatgatgatgatgatgatgacggggagaaggagaaggatgtGAGTGAGCCACTTATGCTTCCTCATTATTTGGAGGGTCATTTTGTAGAAGAAATCCATGACACAAAGAAATACAAAATCTCAGAAATATTTGCCAAGTTCAAATTCCCAATCGACGTGAAGGTCGCATCTAAAGATCAGTCCTTACCAACTGATTCTTTAACATCCTTCCCAACAATCAAACTGGAGAAGATATTAGAGGTGCCTACTTTAATTGTCAGTTTTCAGGAGAAATCATCGGAGTGCTTTGCGATTCCAATAGAATGGGTGACCATGAATATCCAAGTCCTGGAAGACTACGCTGGAAAAGATTGCAGTTACGAAAGCACTGCCCCAGTAGAGGAGCTGACCAACTTCATGTACTATAACCTGTGGAAAGTTTCTTCTCCATCTCATTGTCCTCCACCTCGTCCACCTAAACGACTAAAGGCAGGAACCCTTTCACCAGCTCCTGCCCCAGCTCGAAAACCTTCTCATTCTCCTGTTCCAGGTGACAAGCAGCACCAACGACCTTTGCTTCCTAAG AGACAATCTATGAACCCAATATCTAACGTCACCAAGAGCAAAGAATTGCCATTAAGCTCAGAAAAACTCCCTTTCAAGCAGCAGAGTAAAGCTGCTCCCAATGAATATGCAAAACctaaaaaaatgaaagaaaagaaaACTGCTGAACCTCCTGAAG TGCAGAAGTTAAATTACGACAGTGACCATGACTATGAACAACTCATAGAAGGCTCTCAACGCGACTCGGACAATGATTATGAATCGATAGAAGATTGCACCCAAATtgctttacaagcaatgaaaatatGGACACCATAG